The DNA region actaaaaagcttaaataactCTTTATTGtctgtattctaaataaacaagtattatttcatcatattttaaaagataataatgataataattgttgatattatcagcagctgagaaaactgccaaagtaccaaaatatttttatttgttgagatattgtccatatttgccctgaactaaattcctgaaaatctgggcctgctgtgactgtcagaggtttatcagtcatacatcccagaccttagaatatcaacaaaaatatgtccgtctgatgctgcaaatttattttgtcacaataatatgacatgtaataaattagcataaaGAATGCTTAcgttttcaactaacagacacctcaaACTAACAATCGGTGTCAAGATATCTGATGTGGGAGTATGATTTCAAGGctatacattgagaaatatgaaaaaaagcaGGCACTAGgtacctcaagtgattacatatttgagtagccaagggtctttaaataaaacatattgaatatggctatgtcacataattactgtttaaatgcaactgaaagaggcactgacaaaaatggaatagcaaaatagctatatagaTAGGGTTCTTAGAGTTAATGCATTCTCTCTAAATGCGTTCTCTCATAATGTGTTCTTTCTAAATGTGTTCTCTCATAATATGTCTGAGGCCAtaactggggttgtgcagaggcAAGAGCTGGTACATAGTTCTGTACGGTGAACAGCCCTATTAAACCTATCACTAATGAAGAGGTGTGtacaaacttttgactggtgctgtatttGACATTAATTGAAGCCAGTCCTGAAGGTTATATTCATAAACACAGCCCAAGGTTATTAGGCAAAGAAGATGTAGGCGTTATCTACTGAAATGCTTTGGATTAAAACAATCACGTGATTTACAAGAATACAGCTGTAAGAGCCACCAATCACCAGCTTCTGTTTGTCCACATCCGTGCCCCGTGATTACAAGGAACTCCATAAAAACAGCGAGCAGCAGAGGATATCCAGAAGCAGTGGGTTATCAGTAAACTGATGAAGAACGAAATGGCTGACCAAGCCAGCACCAGAgaaaacagaacacagaaaaaaaaacattttaaggtaaaaaaaatatttttaaaattaattcagtGTCTTTTTCAATCATTTTCCCTATTCCCTCATTCCCTATTCACAGTTTGTGGAAAATAACAAATCTGTAGCAAAACGGTAATTATGTCTTATTtctacacatatatatatatatatatatagtagtggagatgaatgttttattaatatctAAACAAAAATTTGACTTTTGGGATTTGACTTTAATACTTAGACTTTCAAATGGTCTTCAGAGATATCTCTAGTTCACTCAAGCCCAGATGGGAATTTGAGATAATCGAGCAGAGAAGGATCGTAAACCACACTCCAGGGCGGTTTATGACCAAAGGTCTCATAGGGTCAAGAGAGGAATCTTTGCTGTTAGCAGAGACTCCAAAGATCAGTTTATGCTCTATGTAAAACTGCTTAATCAAGAACTTCTCaaactatagaattaaaccttaaATCCCATTGGTTCAAAACGATTTTAAGTTACATATGTGTACAActgtgaaattaattccatttggacaatcgaaatgggtggaattaatttacatgtgtttaaaatcacatttttatataaacgtatgtaggaaccaaggaagccacatactctgtgtgttatttggttaagaattactTAAAACATGGGTTTGTCTGAataatattactttgtgttaacatataatcttttatattgcaaaagcatAGTTCAGAATCATTGGATAGGTTCCAACAAGGACTTTCcttaagtctttgtcttgtcaagtgtcataaattgggTACAGGAAACATcaaatcaggagcaagagatgctccaatcctcaatccctgaggacctccctgagaacTCTCAGTTCAGAGTTCAGCTTGGACGGGGTGACATTCCACCCCAGGACAGCtctataaatattcattcaaacAATTCCTAATCAACATAACATCAGGAAATTGTGTAACGTCCAGGATTGAAGTTAGTGGAAGTTCTTGAAGAAACATTTGTTTCTTGTTGTTTGGCCAAATGTTTCAGAGGAAGCAGGTTCTGACTCTTGGttcttggattttttttaaagattttgcaAAAATCTGAAGATAAATTAAGAGGAAAGGAGATGGAAAACAACTTGTTGTAGGGTGCTGCAGTCATCGGGCACTAAACAGTTTTATATTTACGAAATACAATCGAGTTGTTAGAGACAACTTTGGAAATCTGTTCTTTGTACTTTAGTCATTAGAATAGAATAGGATAGAATTCAACTTTGTCATTTCACATGTCGCAAGTACAAAGCAACGAAATGTAGTTTGCATCCATCCAGAAGTGCTtagtagtaaaaaaaataatataaataagtatattacaaatttacagtaaattatttggGTATAGTGtgaatcagtggcggatgctggtctttcaaggaggggaagctcaatttcggcctacatcataaaatgtgtcggtttatacgtaaattctaccctcagttcctttttaagaaaatgatctgtgaccctgtcgtaccaacaaggcgtcttttccagggacttgactagtgtcctctcaatggccagcagagctaggctgcttaaacggccttggcccatgtgaagtgtgtccgcctgtgctcccacggatctttacaccaaaggatcgctgattcgctcattttgctgtcaatcaagaaaggattcagcctcagacagatcatccaatcatcatgcagaagctgagtgtctgggccagccgaggccagcccagagacgctgagcgttcgatgggcgggacaaagcccagcatttatacaatgactcatctcgtttcgctgcacttcaactgcttcgctattgaactctgtttaaatcactgtgaagctgcgggaatgattgagaggaaagccgagtctttaccagtgatgagaagctgattctgaacaaaagttgagcgcgttgtagtgcatatttattcaatgacatgtacacacaacagaggGCATGAGGGTGAAGAGTCGGTGTGCTGGGTGACTGGGATCTTTGATGATTTTCCCAGTCCTTTTTAGACACCGCTTCTTATAGATGTCGTCTATGGCAGGAAGTGGTGCTCCGATGATGTGTTGGGCAGCTTTCACCACCCTCTGCAGTGCCTTCCAGTATGAGGCAGAGCAGCACCAATACCATACTGTGATGCAGTTAGTCAAGATGCTCTCAATAGTGCAGCAATAAACATTCACCAGAATGTCTGAGGACAGGTGGTTCTTCCTCAGAGTCCTCAGAAAAAAGAGGCACTGGTGAGCTTTCTTGATCACCTTGGAGCAGCCGCTCATCCAGGTGAGATCCTCTGAGATGTGGAACCCCAGGAATGTGTAGCTGTTCACATGCTCCACTGCCGTCCCCTTGATGTGAATGGGTGGATGTGGATCAGCATTCCTTCTGAAGTCCACAATGAGTTCCTTAGTCTTATCAATGTTGAGAAGAAGGTTGTTGTTGTCACACGACTCAGCCAGATGATCCACCTCCTTCCTATAGGCAGTCTCATCGTTATCTTTGAGGAAGTCGATCActgtggtgtcatctgcgaactTAATGATGATGTTGGAGCCATCAACAGGTTTTCAGGCATGGGTAAAGAATAGAGGAAGGGACTCATGACACAGCCTTGTGGTTCACCTGTGTTTATAGTAATACTAGATGAGCAGTGGTTATCCAACCAGACATGTTGAGGTCGGTTGGTCAGGAAGTCCAGTAACCAGTTGCACATGAGGGAACTGATGCCTAAGTCTGTGAGTTCTGTGATAAGTTTTGAGGGGATGACAGTGTTGAATGCTGaactgaagtctatgaacagcatccTGACAGAGGTGTTTTTATTGTCCAGGTGTGAGAGGACAGAGTTCAGTGCTGTAGTGACTGCATCCTCTGTGCTCCTATTCTGGTGGTATGCAAATTGGATTTTAGGTGCACTAGGACCAGCTGCTCGAAGCAATTTGTGATGATGGCGGCGAGGGCTATCGGGCAGTAGTTGTTGAGTCTTGATGGGTTAGAGTTTTTGAGTATCGAGACGATAGAGGTTTTGAAGCAGCTCGGCACCACAGCACGGGCCAAGGACAAGTTGAATATGTCCGTCAGTACTCCTGCCAGCTCTCCAGAACATGCTCTGAGAACATGTCCAGGCATGCCATCAGGACCTGCAGCCTTATGGACTTTGATACTGCTCAGTGCCGCTCTTACATCGGTGGGAAAAAGAGTCAGTGGTTGGTGGTCTGCACATCTGCCTTGGTTGCAGTTGTTGGGTTCCCTCTCTCAAAATGATCATAGAAATTGTTAAGCTCATTGAGGAAGGAGACATCAGATGAAGTGGGGGAAGGGTTGGTAGACCTGTAATCTTTGATGATCTGGAGTCCTTGCCACGTACGTTGGGGGTTGGAGTTGGAGAAGTGTTCTTCTACCTTCCCCTTGTAGTGGTGTTTGGCCTTTTTGATGCCCCTCTTCAGCTCAGTTCTGGCTATATTTTAGGCCTGTGCGTACCCCAACCTGAAAGCTAAATAGCAGGCCTTCAGCAGGAGATGGACATCCTGATTCATCCAAGGCTTTTGGTTGGGGTACATAGTGATCTGTTTCTGGGTGGTGACACTGTAGTGGTGGAGATGTGGTTCAGTACAGATGAAGCGTGCTGATCCAAGTCTATGTGAGTGAACATATTCCAATCAGTGTTCCTAAACTGGTCCTGGAGCACAGCGTCTATCCCCTCTGGCCGAACTTTAATTGTCCTTGTGATGGATTTCACACATTGGATGAATGGTGAGTACCGAGGTGTGAGGAAAAGGGAGAGATGGTCAGATTGTCTAATGTGGGGGAGGGGTGATGCTTTGTATGCTCCAGCCAGGTTGGAATAAACATGGTCCAGAATCTTGTCTCTTCTGGTGTGGCAGGAGACATATTGGTGGAATCTGGGGAGGACTGTCTTCAAGTTGGCATGGTTGAAGTCACAATAAAAGCAGCCTCAGGGTGTTTGCTCTGATGTTTTCTAATAGCTGCATAAAGTTCTTTCATAGCCAGCTTAGCATTAGCATCTGGGGAAATATACACTGTGGTTAGTATGATGAAAGTGAGTTCTCTGGGGAGATTATAAGGTCTGCATTTGACCATTATAAACTCCACATTAGATTTGCaattaaataaagcttcaggAGAATTAAAGACATTCCTGATTTTAAtaaaaccctgtgtataaatctctgagtgtgtgtcctctccatgtgctgctctgcagtcagtttgctctggaaaccgctctaatgtgtttacgaagccccagtgtctgtaaatgggtaaaaaaacaaactaggGCTAGGTCCAGTAAGGtaggtttcctctctctctgctcacggcagagaaacgagATGAATCATGAAAGCAGAGATGAACATACTGCTTTATTCCCACTCCACTGGTGcttaatattgatttatttttgctgtttcagattatttatgGAGGAgcccactctaaattcaggagggcgctaactgcatgaaagtaaacagtgtaaacagagattccctgtgtctgcgtggggttgctccaggtgactgtttgtgaggagtgtggtgtgttctctctgtgtctgcgtgggattcctccgggtgctccggtttcctcccacagttcaaaaacacatgttgggaggttgattggtgactcaaaagtgtccgtaggtgtgagtgtgtgagtgaatgtgtgtgtgtctgtgttgccctgtgaaggactggcgctccctccagggtgtattcccggcttgcgcccaatgattccaggtaggccctggacccaccgcgaccctgaactggataagggattacagataatgaatgaattaatggattTCTGTAATTAAACGCTTTAGTATTCAGAAGGGATAATGTGAATAGTCACaattaatttcagaaaattatgcgtttcatttgttattatttttaattgatcACTAATGGGAAAAACAACATGGAAATTGTTACTTTCTCATCCTCTCACAAGTTGTTCAGAGCTTTAGAAAACTGTTACAGAAGTGTATGGTGAACATTTataaaagtgtttatttacttgtccatgattgaatgaattagtttatttaatgattgaatgaatgcatttttcCATGgctttgtattgtttttcaggAAGAAGATTCCAATTACAGCCAGATACAAGAGCTCTTACATAGACTGGGTCTTGAGGGAAAGTATGAGGACAGACTTACAAAAGAAAGCTTCCTTGAAATAACTCCATCCGTTCTCCACCCTGAGGAGCCCAGGAAAGAGCAGGATCAGGTTAACGCTTTCATGCAAAGGCTTCTGACTGTAGATTACAGAGCAAGATACATCTCCGTCAAAGCTGAACCACCAGCAACAAAGTCTCAGAAATTAACTTCAGGAGACGTCTTTGGTGCTCTTCTCGCAGAGAGTACCTcgagtgtccaaaacaaaacactccACATTCACCCTATGGATATTCAGATGGCAGTGTTCCTCTGTGCTGACCCATTCCTTCAGCAGTCCATGGTGACCAAGCTCTCTCAGTGTCAATACgccattcccttattggtgcctttCTCCACAGAGATTGGATTTCATCTGTGGGCAATGTGCCAGGTCAGTAAGAGCTGGAGGGCTATAGACAACTCAGACAAAAAAGTCAAAAACATGTCCCTGCCCATGTACCAAGCCCAGACTCATATGGTGGCGTTCTTCAAGATGGGTTCCATTTCCTCATCCAAGTCCCAGCTGGCGAACAGCTTCATCAATGAGAAGCACAACACATTCTTCCACAGACACTGTCCAGGCAGCAGCAAGAGTCGTCTACTGATGGATGGCGTGGTGGAGATCGCCTGGTATCTCCCCTCTGGAAAAAACACAGATTACTTCAGTGACTGTGTTGCTTTCTGTAATCTACACGGTGATTCCCACAAACATGAGCCTCAGAGAAAGATTCTTACTGAACTGGCCTCCGtaaatgttgtatttttatCTAATCTGGACATGGACAACAGTGACAGGGCAGTTGTACAGACTCTCTGCAGGTCAACAACACCTCTCATTGTTGTTCTGACTGATAAAGAAGATCAGAATGAAGATGCTGTTTTCAAGATCggagaaagaaaatacaagtTAGCGCTGAAGGGCAGAAATCAGTCTGACGTCTCTGCTGCTCTCAGAAGAGTGATCAGGGAGTGCCTCTCAGATCGCCCTGCGATTTTCATAATTAAAGACTTGGTAAAACACAAAGAGCTGAAGCTGGATGAGTGCAGTGAAGCCTGTCAGAGTGGGAAGAAGGCAGCAGAGCAGATTCTGACATTCCTGAAGACAGAAGATCCATCCAGAGTCAAAAACAAGTATCTCCCCTGCCAGGGAGAGCTCTGGCATGAGTGGTGTCAAAGAAACAAAGACCTGCGACGGCTACACAGTAACAACTTAGAAACAGAGAAAGCCCAAAAGCAGCTGGAAATGAAGGGACTGAGAAAGCAGCAGCAGAAACAAGGCTTCAGTGAACTCATGGGGCTGTTTGTTGGAAGTCTGAGGTCATTATCAAACAGTGGGAAAAGGTATTTTATCAAGTGGATGGCAATTTATCTGGATGATTTCACTTCTGACAAACTTTCTGCCATCCATCAGCAGTACGACGAGAAATGGAGAGAAGTgctgagtctaaaaaaaacacatgataaAGAATTCTCAAATACTGATGTGAAAATTGTCAAAACAGAAAAACTTCAAGAAGAGCAGTCAAACCTGGAACAAATCTCACGCAAGCTCAATGCTGCCACACTCGGCTTAGAGCACATGCTCCGGGAAATGGGTCAGATTTATGAAGCCTCAGTGTCTTCAAGGGCAGGTGAACAGAATCTCAGTCTCTCTTACATGCCAGGACTTGCTGCTGATCTACTGATATTGGGACACCCAATGGAGCTGATGGATGGGGACGCTGCTCACGTTCCTCTGATCTGGGTGTCAGCAGTTCTAACAGAGGTCATCAATAAACTGGAGGACAAGAGGGTCTTTGTGCTGTCGGTTTTGGGGATCCAAAGCTCTGGGAAGTCCACCATGCTGAATGCCATGTTTGGACTCCAGTTTGCTGTCAGTGCCGGAAGGTGCACGAGAGGTGCTTTCATGCTGCTGGTCAAGGTCTCTGAGGAgatgaaacacacactgaagctgGACTACATCCTTGTTGTTGATACTGAAGGTCTCAGAGCTTTAGAGCTGTCTGGAAAAGCCACCATAAATTGCGATAATGAACTGGCAACATTTGTGGTAGGTCTTGGAAACATGACTTTGATCAATATTTTTGGAGAGAATCCATCAGAGATGCAGGACATCCTCCAGATTGTTGTCCAGGCTTTTATGAGGATGAAGCAGGTCAGACTGAGCcccagctgtgtgtttgtgcatcagAACGTCACTGATATTACAGCCGGAGAGAAAATGATGGAGGGAAGGAGAAGTTTGCAGGACAAACTGGATGAAATGACAAAGTTAGCAGCAAAAGACGAAGTCTGTGATGCGGAGTGTTTCAGTGATGTCATTGGGTTTGACGTAGAGGATGATGTGAGATACTTTGCACAGCTCTGGGAGGGAAGCCCACCCATGGCTCCACCAAACCCATGCTACAGTGAAAATATTCAGGAGCTAAAGAGGGCAATTGTTTACCGTGCATCACAAACAAATGGAATGAAGTTATCACAGTTTAAGCTGCGTGTGGATGACCTGTGGAATGCACTGTTGAATGAAAACTTTGTTTTTAGTTTCAAGAATTTACATGAGATTTCTGTTTATAGGAAACTGGAGGAGGAACATGAGAAGTGGACCTGGAGTCTCAGGAGTGCCATGCTGGGGATTGAAAACACAATGCTTAACAGAGTCTCCAGTGGAAACGTGGAAGCAGTTGAAACGCAAGACCTAGTGAGAGAAATGGCAGTGACTATGGACGGGGTGCAAGGggcttttaaagtgttttttgaggAAGACAGTGAAAAAGAAACTCTGATTCAGtggaaaaacacatttcagaaaCAAATAGAGCATCTCCATGAAGAACTTGTGAATGATGCAAAAAGAAAATTGGATTACAACATTCAACAGAAAAGGCTTCGAAAATCTCTGGACGAACAAATGGTCAACTACGAGAAGACCCTCTTTGAAAAAAGCAAAGAGCTTGGTTTAAAATGTAGAGAAAATCAAAGTGGAAATCCAAAGGGGGCGAAAGCAGAGTTTGATTCATTGTGGAGAGAGTGGGTATCAGCACTGGCTCAGAACGCTCCAAAAATCGAAGGTGTGAACATATCAGATGATGTGATTAGTATTCTGACAAATTTCTCTGAGCGTTGCCTTGTTTATCGTCAAACAGAGTCTAAAATGTACAACTTTATTTGCACTGCTGATTACAATGATTACGTCTTAATGAAATGGAGCAAGTACAATCCATTCAAGTTATTCAAGTCTCTTAAACCCGAAGATCAAAGATCAATTCAAGAGCTAATTTCTAATGTTATTGAacgaacaacaaaaaaaatgaatcagTTTCCAGTTTCAGAGCAGGGATACAGTTCTGCCTACATTCAGGAGATTGTACGTGAAGTCAGAAAACTAGTGCAGGACTTCAGACCTAGAGATAACTCATATGAGTTCAAGAAAGAATTTTTTGTagatctctctctttatgtGTGTAAAAAGGTGAAAGATCACTTTACAAAGCTTCACAGGAAATACAAAGAGGCAAATGAcccacttttttattttgaaaagaaaaaggaagaaTACTTCAAAGTCTTTGAGAAACACTGCCAGGGAGCAGAGTCGGCCGCTGTGCTCGGGGCTCAGATCTGTGGTAAACTTAAAGACACCATCCTGCAGAGTGTGTACAATGACACCGTGACCTTCATCTGTGTACAAATGAGGAGTGAGCCTCCGTTTAATGGGAACAGAGCGGATCTGGAGAAGCACATTCTGAAAGCACTGGCAGAACAAAAGGGAGATAAAGATGAGAAGTTTAAAAACTTCTTAATGTACATGAACCAGCCTAAAGTCCACTTTGAACAGTTCATCAAAGATAATGTTAAAGAGTATATTGCAGCAGAAAATCCTAAAGCAGCTTTTACAATCAGAACTTACATTGAAAAGAAACAGAACAGTGTAAATCTTGCAGCTGAAAAGGCAAGAGAGGAAGTCATGAACAAAATGGAAGATGTAAACACATGGATGAATATATTTTCC from Hoplias malabaricus isolate fHopMal1 chromosome 8, fHopMal1.hap1, whole genome shotgun sequence includes:
- the LOC136705542 gene encoding interferon-induced very large GTPase 1-like, translated to MVQNLVSSGVAGDILVESGEDCLQEEDSNYSQIQELLHRLGLEGKYEDRLTKESFLEITPSVLHPEEPRKEQDQVNAFMQRLLTVDYRARYISVKAEPPATKSQKLTSGDVFGALLAESTSSVQNKTLHIHPMDIQMAVFLCADPFLQQSMVTKLSQCQYAIPLLVPFSTEIGFHLWAMCQVSKSWRAIDNSDKKVKNMSLPMYQAQTHMVAFFKMGSISSSKSQLANSFINEKHNTFFHRHCPGSSKSRLLMDGVVEIAWYLPSGKNTDYFSDCVAFCNLHGDSHKHEPQRKILTELASVNVVFLSNLDMDNSDRAVVQTLCRSTTPLIVVLTDKEDQNEDAVFKIGERKYKLALKGRNQSDVSAALRRVIRECLSDRPAIFIIKDLVKHKELKLDECSEACQSGKKAAEQILTFLKTEDPSRVKNKYLPCQGELWHEWCQRNKDLRRLHSNNLETEKAQKQLEMKGLRKQQQKQGFSELMGLFVGSLRSLSNSGKRYFIKWMAIYLDDFTSDKLSAIHQQYDEKWREVLSLKKTHDKEFSNTDVKIVKTEKLQEEQSNLEQISRKLNAATLGLEHMLREMGQIYEASVSSRAGEQNLSLSYMPGLAADLLILGHPMELMDGDAAHVPLIWVSAVLTEVINKLEDKRVFVLSVLGIQSSGKSTMLNAMFGLQFAVSAGRCTRGAFMLLVKVSEEMKHTLKLDYILVVDTEGLRALELSGKATINCDNELATFVVGLGNMTLINIFGENPSEMQDILQIVVQAFMRMKQVRLSPSCVFVHQNVTDITAGEKMMEGRRSLQDKLDEMTKLAAKDEVCDAECFSDVIGFDVEDDVRYFAQLWEGSPPMAPPNPCYSENIQELKRAIVYRASQTNGMKLSQFKLRVDDLWNALLNENFVFSFKNLHEISVYRKLEEEHEKWTWSLRSAMLGIENTMLNRVSSGNVEAVETQDLVREMAVTMDGVQGAFKVFFEEDSEKETLIQWKNTFQKQIEHLHEELVNDAKRKLDYNIQQKRLRKSLDEQMVNYEKTLFEKSKELGLKCRENQSGNPKGAKAEFDSLWREWVSALAQNAPKIEGVNISDDVISILTNFSERCLVYRQTESKMYNFICTADYNDYVLMKWSKYNPFKLFKSLKPEDQRSIQELISNVIERTTKKMNQFPVSEQGYSSAYIQEIVREVRKLVQDFRPRDNSYEFKKEFFVDLSLYVCKKVKDHFTKLHRKYKEANDPLFYFEKKKEEYFKVFEKHCQGAESAAVLGAQICGKLKDTILQSVYNDTVTFICVQMRSEPPFNGNRADLEKHILKALAEQKGDKDEKFKNFLMYMNQPKVHFEQFIKDNVKEYIAAENPKAAFTIRTYIEKKQNSVNLAAEKAREEVMNKMEDVNTWMNIFSSSLVDKLGDTRVHLSDAIYKDITDCDVLVDFLNIELLKVVEELKGNLSTLSDLNMEKFRESPDEILIKHFCRCCWVQCPFCGAVCTNSQEDHPGKHNADFHRSSGMIGWHVRGTIELCTDFCTTAVASDKSFYPEPDSKTSVPHKKYTTAGGRYEKWLISTDFSELAYWKWFVCEFQENLENQHKKKYCGSGEIHSEWREFNQSDTIAALGIN